The sequence CCTCGCAAGAAGTCAAGCCCCAAACCAGAGCTGACTGAGGAGCAGAGGCAGGAGATCAGGGAGGCCTTTGAGCTGTTTGACACTGACGGATCTGGATACATCGATGTCAAGGAGCTCAAGGTAAAAAGGGGCTCAAATGCTGCTCAGAAACAACATGTGTCAGGGGAGAAGAAAACAGTAGCATCCTTGTACTATAACAATTTTTATCAGCTTCTCTGTGCTGCCCCACTCTACCAGGTTGCGATGAGAGCACTGGGGTTCGAACCCAAGAAAGAGGAGATCAAGAAGATGATTGGTGAGGTGGATAAGGATGGAACAGGGAAGATCTCCTTCACTGACTTCTTGAGTGTCATGACACAGAAAATGGTAGATATATCTATGTTCTATTTCTTgaactgttatatactgttatatacttATAACTGTGTATTTCTATTTATTGTGAATCCACCACTCATAGTGAGCTAAGACTGTACTGTAGTTGCTTTTTCTCTTTAGGTTTGAAGTAAGTTGCTGGTTTTGTTTTATGGCAAACAAAATACAGATTTAAATCTATTAGAACCCACTTTATCAACCCCTCATGAATATCTTGTACTGCCTTTCATCAAGACAAATTCTgaccatttttcttttcattttgttcgTTCTGTCGTCTCATTTTGTGACTACATGATGACAACATGACATGATTTAATAAAACTGCTCTccatttttatctgaattcagGCTGAGAAGGATTCCAAAGAGGAGATCCTGAAAGCTTTCCGCCTTTTTGATGATGACGAGACAGGGAAGATCTCGTTCAAGAATCTGAAGAGAGTAGCCAAAGAGCTCGGAGAGAA comes from Thunnus maccoyii chromosome 8, fThuMac1.1, whole genome shotgun sequence and encodes:
- the cetn2 gene encoding caltractin, with the protein product MATSAKRPSLQGPVPPPRKKSSPKPELTEEQRQEIREAFELFDTDGSGYIDVKELKVAMRALGFEPKKEEIKKMIGEVDKDGTGKISFTDFLSVMTQKMAEKDSKEEILKAFRLFDDDETGKISFKNLKRVAKELGENLTDEELQEMIDEADRDGDGEVNQQEFLRIMKKTCLY